A stretch of DNA from Eriocheir sinensis breed Jianghai 21 chromosome 30, ASM2467909v1, whole genome shotgun sequence:
AAAGGTAAAGTCAAGTTAATGGGTCTGGTATAGTCTGCCTTGAAATACACCTCAGCTTTCCTTCCTAACACCATCTaagtccccccctctctccctcgcacCCCCAGCTCCGTAGTACCATGGTAGACACACCAGTCATCCTCCTGCCCACCCACCGCTCCTATGCTGACTTCCTCCTCATCTCGTACATCGCATACCACTACAACCTCCCCCTGCCTGTCATCGCGGCCGGCATGGGTGAGTGGACGCAGTTTCTGGCTTAGGGTATTGGTATTTCCTCTTGATtactattttgtgtgtgtttttctatggGTTTTTTTTCCGCGCGCACTCTTTTAATTCTTGGTTCTTTGCCGCACCCCCCCAGACTTCATGAACATGGCGGTCATCGGGGACAAATTGAGAGGATCCGGCGCCTTCTACATCCGCCGATCCTTCATGGACAACCCTCTCTACTGGGCTGTCTTCCAGGtgggtgtgtttttgtatatatgtaaaaaCCTTCATCGTCTAAATACACTTTAataattttccttattttgtgtaGGCTATACGTGAAAGCCTTGAATCCCTTTGTATACCttaaataatacataaataactGGTAACTATTTATACATCTCACTCAGTCAATCATCTCCCTTCATGTACCTTAATATCCTTTTGTGTCTCGCCAGGAATATGTCCAGACCATCGTGAAGTCCACAGGCTCCCCACTCGAGTTCTTCCTGGAGGGCACAAGAAGCAGAAGTGGCAAGTCGCTGCCCCCTAAGATTGGTAAGTGCCCCCCCACCTCTGATTCCAttgctgatgttgatgatgatgattttgattCTATGTTTTCCGAGTTGCATAAAATATTCGGTGAGGCATGTAAGGTTTAATGTGACTGAGGTGAGCGCTGAGGCCATGCACAGCTATAGAGGATGTCCCCAGTTTTGCATTACTTTATAGGGTTTGTGTAATTCACCTTACTCTAAAATCGCATCTTTCCTTCAAGCTTATCAGAAAATATATTGCGTTCACATACAGTAATTCttctttaggttaggttaggttattaacATTAAGCATACAACACACACCTCTCATTCTCTTACTATCCTATACAACATATCTTATTTCCAAGCCACATCCTTCCCTCAGGCCTGCTGGGGTGTGTCTCGGAGATCTGGCTGCGGGGACAGCTGCCAGATCTTGCCATTGTGCCCATCAGCATCTCCTACGACCGCACGCTGGAGGAGAAACTCTACGCCTACGAGCTTCTTGGTGTTCCGAAGCCGCCTGAATCAACCTCTGTAAGTTATACGTCTCTCCTTAACCCTTTGGATGTATTGATGTCCGAGTTGTATTTTTAAGGGGGGTGGCTATGGTAAATTGGTCTgtggttcttctttttcatatactGCCTTTGTATAtcattaacacacacatacacgtacactcccatccttttcctttaagTATTGTAGAGTATGTATTTTTAAAGGGGGTGGCTATGGTAAATTAGTCTGTAGTTCTCCTTGTTCATACACTGCCTTTGTatatcattaacacacacacacacaaacactcccaTCCCTTTGAGTATTCTAGAGTAATACTGCATATTTTTCCAACActgtaagggaaaataaggaacataaataaaaagaaagaaaggaagaagaatgattaTAAAAAGATAAGCCATGTTGAAGATACCCTTATGTTTCTCTGGCAGGGTCTGTTGAAAGCCACCAGCATCTTGAAGGAGAGTTTTGGGGACATCTTCATCCACGTGGGGGAGCCGGTGTCCCTCAGAGGCTACCTTGGGCCACGCGTCGATCGGTACCTGAGCGCTTCCGTACCACAGCACCTCTCCACGGTGACCAAGACGGAGGTGAGGCCGCGGGAGGGCTCGGAaagggtgcttgtgtgtgtgtggttatattgtgtgggtgtgtttatctccttccttccttccttctttttatctgtctttgtctgtctcccttgccttcccttcctctctccttttgtaGCTGTGAatatatctctttccttccttcttttctttccttgtttttcttcttttttgtctacctgtgtctgtctatctcactCTCACATCCTCTTTCAGCTGtctgtatattttctttatctaaactcactttcttccttatccctttcttagttctctctatctgtgtctctcCCACCCTCACTCTACTTAAGGGGGTCACTCAACCATCCATTATCCATGtctttctctatccctccctcaccctcctctcccaccaGCTCTGTGCGTGCGAGTCCCTGGGTTATCATGTGCTCCGCCGCATCCAGCAGGGCGCGGTGACCAGCGTGTGGAGCGTGGTGTGTGTCCAGCTGGCTCGGTCGCTCCATGCTGGCCGCTGGTCCCTCCCACTGCCTGCCCTGGTGGAGGAGGTCGCCTGGCTCATTGGGATACTTAGGAGAACAGGCGCTGCGGTGGCCCTCGAAGGTAGACTtgcttattttctgtttttttttcactgtttatcctcctcctcctcctcctctcatttctttatcctcctcttccttctctctctcttgctcctccttgtcttccttttctcctcctcctcctcctcctcctgctctttatctttcctctctttcttttttcactgtttatcctcctcctcctcctcctctcatttcttcctttatccccctcttccttctctctctcttactcctccttgtcttccttttctcctcctccttctttcacatccttcttccttcatctctcttcctcttcctcctcctcctcctttcatgtcttcctttatccccctcttcctcctctttctcttgctcatccttgtcttccttttctcctcctcctcctcctcctcctcctctcacatccttcttccttcatctctcttcctcctcctcctctctctctctctcacctcttattaatttttttttcatcatttttttatatgtaaggAAGTTCAcagcaaaaaataaaggaatcaaTATTTACAcacgactttcctcctcctccttcaggcagcgtggaggaggcggtgacgaGGAGTCTGGAGGTACACAAGCAGGTGGCGAGCCTTGGCGAGGATGGGACGGTGCACATCAGGCAGATCCACCAGCCAGGGTCACACCCGCCCAACACAAAGAAAAGTACGCTCGCTCGTTTGTCACGTTGTTTTCTTGTCGTTTCGTTGAGGGGATAGAGACGCttgcttgcttttctttctttcttttatttttgtgtgtgttggtatcATTGGTTAGGCCGAGGATGTATCTGTTtggttgtttttttatatacaagTCACGTTCGCTCGCTCATTTCCTTGATTTCTTGTGTGATAGGTTAGGTTGAGGAAGTAGAGTATGCTTGTTtgcttccttgtttccttgtttttttcttgcttcattgGCAGGGATGAGGAATTACTTGTTTAGCAGAAGTACTCTCGCTCATTTCCTTGATTTCTTGTGTGATAGGTTAGGTTGAGGGGGTAGAGTATGCTTGTttgcttccttgttttcttcttgcttcATTGGCAGGGATGAGGAATTACTTGTTTAGCAGAAGTACTCTCGCTCGTTTCCTTGATTTCTGATGTGATAGGTTAGGTTGAGGAGGTAGAGTAAGCTTGTTTGCTACCTTGTTTCCTTGGCAGGCCTGAGGAATTAGTTGTTTAGTGGTTTGTTTATCCAAGAAGAAAAggttgagcgagagagagaaacagggaagggaaCGCAGACAAAAGTAATGAATATAGCAAATggacagggaaaaaaaatagaggagaaaactaagaggaaagaggtgaactacatggtgtgtttgtgtgtgtgtgtgtgtttgtgtgtgtgtgtgtgtgtgtgtgtttgtgtgtgtgtgtgtttaaggaagGCGAGAGTTATGTCATTCACCCGCCCAACACACAGAAAAGTATACTCGTTTGTTTGTCAccttgtgtgttatttttttttttttcatttcattgtcttaaaaaaagatgagaggtaaagaaagagaatgaaaagagatgtTCGTTCTCTTTctacatctcttctttctctttcttcatccttttcattctcttttttttttttttccctcataatAATCCACCTCacccatcctcatcctcctcttccttccccttccgccaGAGATGGACTTGTCATCCGCCACCGTGGAGAGCGCCGTCACCCACCTGGTCCTTCAGCACTACATCAACCAGGCCATCCACCTCCTCATCCGCCCGGCCCTGGTGGCGCTGGCCCTGCGCTCCTTCCACCACGGAGGCAAATCCACTCCTGGTCAGTGCTGCGTCCCTCTGTGGGGTagcgtaatgtttttttttttttgtttgtttgtttgtttgtttttatgaagTATTAATgtacccttcttctttcttttccttcttgttctatttctatcttctttttctcttcttttgtcttcctcctcctctttctgttttgtcctctttttctcctttacttcttctacttgtgctctttttcctcctcctctttttttttcctcttattactgttgtttcttctcttctttccttctcactgcctttctcctcctctttctctttccccttctttctcctcctcctgttcttcatcttccctttctctcccacctccttttatggtccttttcctcttactttcttcttctcctcttcctcattttatcctcctcctcctcctcctcctcacttcttcctttatatccctcctcctcctcctcctcctaagtaaCACtaatctctcttcctcattttatccttctcctcctcctcctctctttatcctcatcCGCCcacttcttttatcctcctcctcctcctcctcctatgtgaTTAATCCAGGCTGACCTTAACATGACCTTCTTCCGTCCACAGAGAACTTGAAGCAGAGGTTTTCGTTCCTCCGCTCCCTCTTCGGTTTCGACTTCATGTTTGAGAAGGACATGGAAGGGAGGGTGAGTTACCTAATCCTCGTAAACTCTGGATAAGAATGAAATAGATAGTTCAATAGATATCGACACCAAATGTGAGTGAATAGATAAATACGAAGGGATAAGTAACTAGACGTAGATGCAAAATTAAgagtggatagatggataggtgCAGGGATAGACATTGATTTGTGTGATGGTTGaacttgttgatggtggtggttcgtTAAGAGGAGATATTGGGTCGAGGATGTTAAGTGGATTTTCTCTCTGCTAGCTttccttagtagtagtagtagtagtcatggtAGTACTTGAGGCAGAAATAATAGAAGAAATGGTACTAATATCTAATAGTGataatttttttccctcattactgccattatttttcctcttctttccttctctctgtcttcctcctcctcctcctcctcttcctctttcaccttccttcccttcctctttcttctaaatgaaaaaaaaaaaaaaaaaaaaaaaaaaaattcccttgACCTGCGTTCTTTCCTGTcaaacaacaacgacagcaacaatGTACATCCtcaccccccccttcttcccccccctctcAGGACTTCATGGAAGGCCTGTCCGTGCTGACCTGGTGCGGGGAGGTCAGCGTAGTTCAAGACCAGGTGCTGATGGTGCGCTCCGGAAGTCGCCTCCTCACCGCCCTGCTGCACCTCCTTGCCCCCTTCACCCTCGCCTACACCTGCACGGCCCTCACGCTGGTGGgtgacgcacacacacgcacgcacgcactcactcggGTGTTTGTGCGGAAGATGACTGTGTATTTTTTAAGTGtttgttagctttttttttaagttttgtcctccctttttttgccttctccatttttcctccttctcctcttcttatttttcctcctccttctcttttcctcttcttatttttcctcattcttcttttgtttttgttccttgttttgttttccctttcatgccttctctatttttcctcctccttctcttctcctcatccttcttttgtttttgttccttgttttgtcttccctttcttcccttctccatttttcctcctcctcctcttctcatttttcctcctccttctcttgtttttcttccttgttttgtcttccctttctcaccttctccatttttcctcctcctcttctcattttcctccttctcttctcctcatccttcttttccttgtgctctttcttcttcttgttat
This window harbors:
- the LOC127005424 gene encoding dihydroxyacetone phosphate acyltransferase-like isoform X1 translates to MVVEDEVTRCARVISSMESQATLPPPCPRKVRVAEGYSDLLAERRETSDLRWAIREWRSRGNYRYGQQMTRKEIFDHVVGSDRVKHTIAKLAEEGGDPKALEGEVADILEQMGHTQELGVIRQFAFVLPKIMKKIYRKILINEDGIEKLRSTMVDTPVILLPTHRSYADFLLISYIAYHYNLPLPVIAAGMDFMNMAVIGDKLRGSGAFYIRRSFMDNPLYWAVFQEYVQTIVKSTGSPLEFFLEGTRSRSGKSLPPKIGLLGCVSEIWLRGQLPDLAIVPISISYDRTLEEKLYAYELLGVPKPPESTSGLLKATSILKESFGDIFIHVGEPVSLRGYLGPRVDRYLSASVPQHLSTVTKTELCACESLGYHVLRRIQQGAVTSVWSVVCVQLARSLHAGRWSLPLPALVEEVAWLIGILRRTGAAVALEGSVEEAVTRSLEVHKQVASLGEDGTVHIRQIHQPGSHPPNTKKKMDLSSATVESAVTHLVLQHYINQAIHLLIRPALVALALRSFHHGGKSTPENLKQRFSFLRSLFGFDFMFEKDMEGRDFMEGLSVLTWCGEVSVVQDQVLMVRSGSRLLTALLHLLAPFTLAYTCTALTLDSKVWPDNNGQLLTAIQDQVERSIGTSNLYSALSLDSIRHAVRALTKMGAVTRTNGEDKQVRLVPDHQKLTSIVDVLSCKHDSKLQARL
- the LOC127005424 gene encoding dihydroxyacetone phosphate acyltransferase-like isoform X2, with the protein product MESQATLPPPCPRKVRVAEGYSDLLAERRETSDLRWAIREWRSRGNYRYGQQMTRKEIFDHVVGSDRVKHTIAKLAEEGGDPKALEGEVADILEQMGHTQELGVIRQFAFVLPKIMKKIYRKILINEDGIEKLRSTMVDTPVILLPTHRSYADFLLISYIAYHYNLPLPVIAAGMDFMNMAVIGDKLRGSGAFYIRRSFMDNPLYWAVFQEYVQTIVKSTGSPLEFFLEGTRSRSGKSLPPKIGLLGCVSEIWLRGQLPDLAIVPISISYDRTLEEKLYAYELLGVPKPPESTSGLLKATSILKESFGDIFIHVGEPVSLRGYLGPRVDRYLSASVPQHLSTVTKTELCACESLGYHVLRRIQQGAVTSVWSVVCVQLARSLHAGRWSLPLPALVEEVAWLIGILRRTGAAVALEGSVEEAVTRSLEVHKQVASLGEDGTVHIRQIHQPGSHPPNTKKKMDLSSATVESAVTHLVLQHYINQAIHLLIRPALVALALRSFHHGGKSTPENLKQRFSFLRSLFGFDFMFEKDMEGRDFMEGLSVLTWCGEVSVVQDQVLMVRSGSRLLTALLHLLAPFTLAYTCTALTLDSKVWPDNNGQLLTAIQDQVERSIGTSNLYSALSLDSIRHAVRALTKMGAVTRTNGEDKQVRLVPDHQKLTSIVDVLSCKHDSKLQARL